One segment of Haloplanus natans DSM 17983 DNA contains the following:
- a CDS encoding TrkH family potassium uptake protein — MVRVDYRASLSLVGSVLKYLAVPLAIPLAVAVVYGESVVPFLVTMLVTVAVGGGLERLRPDPDIGAREGFLMVSATWLAVSLIGALPYLIEAYGLPGFVPATAPASTLANPANALFESMSGFTTTGATVLGTISLDAHGHGIMLWRQLTQWLGGMGIVVLAVAILPELSVGGAQLIDAEAPGPGIEKLTPRIAETARALWGAYLGFTVLEILLLYALHLGGMAPAMDAYNAVSHGLTTMPTGGFSPEARSIEAFSAAVQWLIVPFMIAAGTNFALFWHALTGEPKRLPGDTEFRFYVGVMAVLTGLVAALLFVGNGMATFVPPEATYDSTYLAGVRATLIGNAEPALRHAVFQIVSLVTTTGYASIDFNAWGPSAQYLLLFAMFVGGSAGSTGGGIKVVRWYVILKSIRRELFTTAHPEAVRPVRLAGRTVDERAIRGIYAFTVLYLVMFFVGTALLFLDAERIGLSLSVLEAMSAVTATLGNVGPGFGLVGPMGGYLDFSATSKLFMIGLMWLGRLEILPVLVCLTPEYWRQ, encoded by the coding sequence ATGGTCCGTGTCGACTACCGGGCGAGCCTCAGTCTCGTCGGGAGCGTGCTGAAATATCTCGCCGTCCCGCTGGCGATTCCGCTGGCTGTCGCCGTCGTCTACGGCGAATCGGTCGTCCCCTTTCTCGTGACGATGCTCGTGACTGTCGCCGTCGGCGGCGGGCTAGAACGCCTGCGTCCCGACCCCGATATCGGCGCTCGCGAGGGATTTCTGATGGTCAGCGCGACGTGGCTCGCCGTCTCGCTGATCGGCGCCCTCCCGTACCTGATCGAGGCGTACGGTCTGCCGGGGTTCGTCCCGGCGACGGCGCCCGCGTCGACGCTCGCGAACCCCGCGAACGCGCTGTTCGAGAGCATGAGCGGCTTCACCACGACGGGCGCGACGGTTCTCGGTACTATCTCGCTCGACGCCCACGGCCACGGGATCATGCTCTGGCGCCAACTCACCCAGTGGCTCGGCGGGATGGGAATCGTCGTCCTCGCGGTGGCCATCCTTCCCGAACTCTCGGTCGGCGGCGCGCAGTTGATCGACGCCGAGGCGCCGGGACCGGGTATCGAGAAACTCACACCCCGAATCGCGGAGACGGCGCGGGCGCTCTGGGGCGCGTATCTCGGGTTCACCGTCCTGGAGATTCTCCTGCTCTACGCGCTCCACCTCGGCGGGATGGCGCCGGCGATGGACGCGTACAACGCCGTCTCGCACGGGCTGACGACGATGCCGACCGGCGGGTTCTCGCCCGAAGCCAGGAGTATCGAGGCCTTCTCCGCGGCCGTTCAGTGGCTGATCGTCCCCTTCATGATCGCCGCGGGGACGAACTTCGCGCTGTTCTGGCACGCGTTGACGGGCGAGCCGAAACGGCTCCCCGGCGACACGGAGTTCCGGTTTTACGTCGGCGTGATGGCCGTGCTCACGGGACTGGTCGCCGCGCTCCTGTTCGTCGGGAACGGCATGGCGACGTTCGTCCCGCCGGAGGCGACCTACGACTCGACGTATCTCGCCGGGGTTCGGGCGACGCTGATCGGCAACGCCGAACCGGCGCTGCGACACGCCGTCTTCCAGATCGTCTCGCTCGTGACCACGACGGGCTACGCCAGCATCGACTTCAACGCGTGGGGGCCGTCCGCACAGTATCTCCTCCTCTTTGCCATGTTCGTCGGCGGTTCGGCCGGCTCGACCGGCGGGGGGATCAAGGTCGTCCGGTGGTACGTCATCCTCAAATCGATCCGGCGTGAGCTGTTCACGACGGCCCATCCCGAGGCGGTGCGCCCCGTCCGCCTCGCTGGCCGGACGGTCGACGAACGGGCGATCCGAGGCATCTACGCCTTCACCGTCCTCTATCTGGTCATGTTTTTCGTCGGGACGGCCCTGCTCTTTCTCGACGCCGAGCGGATCGGCCTCTCGCTGTCGGTGCTGGAGGCGATGAGCGCCGTCACGGCCACCCTCGGCAACGTCGGCCCGGGGTTCGGCCTCGTCGGCCCGATGGGCGGCTACCTCGAC
- the trkA gene encoding Trk system potassium transporter TrkA — protein sequence MHVIIVGAGQVGSSIAADLAGTHDIVVVDEDGDRVEELTYSLDVLAVQGDGTSLSTLEEAGVDEADMVIASTDDDETNIVICATTRAVSDAFTVARVKNTEYLRTWERSERAFGIDFIVCTNLLAAESIVRVVGIPAARDVDSFAGGRVQMAEFEIPTGSPVTNQTVAEADRFEELTFAAILRDDDLEIPRGESVLNERDRVVVIGNPQAVRGFATTIAPDEPPGTAEEVVIVGGSEIGYHVARLLGERGFKPRLIEQDAERARQLAEDLPNTMVMENDATDIDFLEREHVGDADFLVAALDSDEKNLLVSLLARRLGVDRTVAVIDASEYVELFETVGVDVGVNPREVVAEEITRFTRDGGAENVAIIESDRAEVLEVEIDEESVLAGRPIHESVADLPAGVVIGAITRGDRFITPRGDTVIEPDDHVVAFLDACVVDEVTPQL from the coding sequence GTGCACGTGATCATCGTCGGGGCGGGGCAGGTCGGGTCGAGCATCGCAGCCGACCTGGCCGGCACCCACGACATCGTCGTGGTGGACGAAGACGGCGACCGGGTCGAGGAACTGACGTACTCACTGGACGTACTGGCCGTCCAGGGCGACGGCACGTCGCTGTCGACGCTGGAGGAGGCGGGCGTCGACGAGGCCGACATGGTCATCGCGAGCACCGACGACGACGAGACGAACATCGTCATCTGTGCGACGACCCGCGCCGTGAGCGACGCGTTCACCGTCGCGCGCGTGAAGAACACGGAGTACCTCCGGACGTGGGAGCGCTCCGAACGCGCGTTCGGCATCGACTTCATCGTCTGTACGAACCTGCTGGCGGCCGAATCAATCGTCCGCGTGGTCGGCATCCCGGCCGCCCGCGACGTGGACTCCTTCGCCGGTGGGCGGGTCCAGATGGCTGAGTTCGAGATTCCGACGGGCAGTCCCGTGACGAACCAGACCGTCGCCGAGGCGGATCGGTTCGAGGAACTCACGTTCGCGGCCATCCTCCGCGACGACGACTTGGAGATCCCACGGGGGGAGTCGGTCCTCAACGAGCGCGACCGGGTGGTGGTGATCGGGAACCCCCAGGCAGTCCGCGGGTTCGCGACCACCATCGCCCCGGACGAGCCCCCGGGCACGGCGGAGGAGGTGGTGATCGTCGGCGGGAGCGAAATCGGCTACCACGTCGCCCGTCTACTCGGTGAGCGCGGGTTCAAGCCGCGACTGATCGAACAGGACGCCGAGCGCGCCCGGCAACTCGCCGAGGACCTCCCGAACACGATGGTCATGGAGAACGACGCGACCGACATCGACTTCCTCGAGCGCGAACACGTCGGCGACGCCGACTTCCTCGTCGCGGCGCTCGACTCCGACGAGAAGAACCTCCTCGTCTCCCTACTGGCGCGGCGACTCGGCGTCGACCGGACAGTGGCGGTCATCGACGCCTCGGAGTACGTCGAACTGTTCGAGACGGTGGGCGTCGACGTGGGCGTCAACCCACGCGAGGTGGTGGCCGAGGAGATCACTCGCTTCACCCGCGACGGCGGCGCGGAGAACGTCGCCATCATCGAGAGCGACCGAGCCGAGGTGCTCGAGGTGGAAATCGACGAGGAGAGCGTCCTCGCGGGCCGGCCAATCCACGAGTCGGTGGCCGACTTGCCAGCCGGCGTCGTCATCGGCGCCATCACCCGCGGCGATCGGTTCATCACGCCGCGTGGCGACACCGTTATCGAACCCGACGACCACGTCGTCGCCTTCCTCGACGCCTGCGTGGTCGACGAGGTGACACCGCAGTTGTAG